One Fusarium poae strain DAOMC 252244 chromosome 4, whole genome shotgun sequence DNA window includes the following coding sequences:
- a CDS encoding hypothetical protein (TransMembrane:1 (o12-31i)): MATKPTSPWRPLSVYTFAIFTTLTCIALYAASWRDSGLNSYSGIIDGRNLHDNASSSFTKRSDAYDKAVTRGRKLHCLMGLTQEEAKQANGGASLESPDYLQLYPGIEENEGWNVYYEDPEGNAPWFKNYLDQAFRGLGIEKKVHNEAWCDEGGGHIFKNPLDPDIDEYEDHWSSGAFYFTSYIIDAGVVIGDNAQSVKHSFHKMFPNLEGYYTKHMTHLQQWSDVVWLQWLKACMEESGDVSNINYIFQSQITNADTLGILFEALLKWGSRGVTIGKWEDRVTLDVRKDEDKEAFYAFLGSPHGSMSSYLLLNHKEKLGVRTINKVDIFVPNIPWTIIGEGA; the protein is encoded by the exons ATGGCAACAAAGCCTACCTCTCCGTGGAGGCCACTCTCCGTGTATACTTTTGCCATCTTTACCACTCTTACCTGCATTGCCTTATATGCAGCTTCATGGAGAGATTCGGGCTTGAACTCTTATTCCGGTATTATCGACGGCCGCAATCTTCACGATAATGCATCATCTAGCTTTACCAAAAGGTCTGATGCATATGACAAGGCAGTCACCAGGGGACGCAAGCTCCATTGTCTTATGGGTCTAACCCAAGAGGAAGCTAAGCAGGCCAACGGCGGGGCATCGCTTGAAAGCCCCGACTATCTTCAGCTCTATCCTGGAATAGAGGAGAACGAGGGCTGGAACGTTTACTACGAAGACCCGGAAGGGAACGCTCCCTGGTTTAAGAACTACCTAGATCAAGCATTTCGAGGGCTCGGAATTGAAAAGAAGGTCCATAACGAAGCTTGGTGCGACGAAGGAGGTGGACACATCTTCAAGAATCCCCTCGATCCTGATATTGATGAGTATGAGGATCACTGG AGTTCGGGGGCATTTTACTTCACTTCTTACATCATCGACGCTGGTGTTGTAATTGGAGATAACGCACAATCAGTCAAGCATTCCTTCCACAAGATGTTCCCTAACCTGGAGGGTTATTATACTAAGCATATGACACACCTTCAACAA TGGAGTGATGTAGTATGGTTACAGTGG TTGAAGGCCTGTATGGAAGAATCTGGCGATGTCAGCAATATCAACTATATCTTCCAGTCTCAAATCACAAACGCCGATACCCTTGGAATCCTTTTCGAGGCATTGCTGAAATGGGGGAGTCGAGGAGTCACTATCGGGAAATGGGAAGACCGAGTTACGCTCGATGTAAGGAAGGATGAAGACAAGGAAGCATTCTACGCATTCTTGGGCAGTCCCCATGGGTCAATGTCATCCTATCTTCTCTTGAATCACAAGGAGAAGCTTGGTGTTAGGACAATCAACAAGGTAGATATATTTGTACCCAATATCCCATGGACGATTATCGGGGAAGGT GCGTGA